CCTCGTCGATCCGGCGACGATCGACTGGCTGACGACCGATTTTTCGGTCGGCGTCCTCACCGGCCGTCCGGCCGCCGAGGCCGACATCGCGCTCGACAGGGTGGGGCTCGACGTGCCCGACGACCATCGGTTCACGATGGACGACCCCGCGCCCGGCAAACCCGATCCGACGGCACTCGTCGCGCTCGCCGAGGAGTTCGACGCCCGGCGGACGGTCTTCGTCGGCGACACGCTCGACGACGTCCGGACGGCAACGAACGCGAACGAGACCGACCCCGACCGCGAGTACCTCGGTATCGGTGTACTGACCGGCGGACTCACTGGCGAACGCGGCCGCGAGAAGTTCGACCGAGCGGGTGCGGAGGCTGTGGTCGAGACGGTGAACGATCTCGACGGACTGCTGGAACCGACGTAATCGGCCATCCCTGCTTGGTGCGAGCCGGGTTTCTGGCGACGTCGTCCGTTTGCGCGTCACATCGTCGAAACACATATTCACCAATCAAACGGGACAATAGCATGGCGAAGTCGCGCTTTCGACAGTTCCTCGCGATGTCGCTGGCTGTCGTGGCGCTCGCGTTCTTCCTCGGCGCGGTCCTCGCACCACCCGACCCGTTCACACAGCTCTACTACACGATCCCGGTTTTGGTGGTCGGCATTCCGTACTCGTACTGGCGTGTCTATCGCGCCGAGGGCGGCGGACGCCCGATCGACCACGGGTGACGCTCGCAACGCTTATTCGCCACACGGAGAAGGGTACGCCATGCGGATCGCACTCCTCGGCGGCACGGGCGACATCGGCGAAGGGCTCGCACTACGATCGACGCGCGACACCGACCACGAGATCGTCGTCGGCTCGCGCGATCCCGAGAAGGCCCGCGATCGCGCCGCGGTCTACGAGGACGAACTCGCGGGTCGCGGCATCGACGCGAAGGTAAACGGGTTCGCGAACCCGATGGCGGCCGATCGTGCGGACGTCGCGGTCGCGTGCGTTCCGGCCTATCACCTCGCCGACACCGTCGAGGCGGTCGCGGATTCGCTCGACGACACCATCCTCGTGAGCCCCGCGGTCGGGATGCAGCGCGACGAGGGCGGGATGCACTACAACCCGCCAGGCGTCGGGAGCGTGACCGCGCTCGCAGCCGACGCCGCGCCCGAGGATGTCCCAGTCGTGGGCGCGTTCCACGGCCTCGCCGCCGGTCGGCTCGCGGACCTCGATTCGGATCTCGGCTGGGACGTGCCCGTCGTCGGTGACGACGAGGCCGCGAAAGCCACCGTGACCGCGCTCGTCGACGCCATCGACGGGCTTCGCGGGCTTGACGCCGGCCCGCTCGCGGCTGCCCCCGAGGTCGAGAGCCTCACACCGCTGCTCATCAACGTCGCAGCCAACAATGAGAGTCTCGCTGACCTCGGCGTGAGGTTCGATTGAAACGGCTACTGCGCTACTGGGATCGATCGCCCGCTCGACGTTCTTCTATTCGCCGTTCTCCTGAGCGTCGACGACGGCGACACCAGCGAGGTTCACGATGTCTTTGACCTCGTCGCCGCGCTGGAGGACGTGAACGGGTTTGTCCATGCCGACCAGCATCGGGCCGATGGCGTCCGCACCACCCAGCCGCTGGAGCAGCTTGTAGCCGATGTTGCCGGCCTCCAGATTCGGGAACACGAGGACGTTCGCGGGCCCGTCGAGATCCGAGAAACCGTAGGTACCCTCCAGGATATCGTCGACGACGGCGGTATCGGCCTGCATCTCGCCGTCGACCGGGAACTCCGCGCTGGGATCGTTGCGGAGCTGTTGTGCAGCATACCGAGGCTTGCGAGTCCCTTCGTTGTCGACGCTACCGAAGTTCGAATACGACAGCAGGGCCGCCCGCGGCTCGACGTTGAACCGCCGGGCGAGATCGGCGGTGTGGCGCGTGATCTCGGCGAGGACGTCCGCGTCGGGGTCCTGATTGACGGTGGCGTCGGCGCAGAACACTACCCGGTTTTTGAACGCGAGCATGTAGACTCCCGCTGCGTACTCGGCGTCGTCGGCGGTGCCGATCAGCTGGAGCGGCGGCCGGAGCGCCGACGGGTAGTCGTGCATTAGGCCGGTCAACATTGCGTCGGCGTCGCCCATCTCGACCATCACACTGCCGAGGTGGTTCTCGTCGCGGGCGAGGTCGGCCGCTTCGGTGCGGGTGACGCCCTTGCGCTTTCTGAGATCGTGGATCCGATCAGCGTAGGGTTCGAGGTCGTCCTCGTAGGGGTCGACGATCTCGGGCTCGAAGTCGAATCCCAGCGACTCCATCGTGGCCCAGATCTGGTCCCGGTCGCCGATGAGGACGGGCGTGGCGATGCCCTGCTCGGCGATCTGGTGGGCGGCGCGGATCATCTTCTCGTCGTCGCCCTCGGCGAGGACCACCCGCTTGGGATCGGCCTTCGCCTTGTTGAGGACGACGCGCATCATCTCACGGGATTTGCCCAGCCTGGCTTCGAGCTCCTCGACGTATTCGTCGGTGTCGAGCTCCGTCCGGGCAGCACCGGAGTCCATCGCCGCCCGCGCCACCGCGGGCGTGACCTCGAAGAGGACGCGGGGATCGACGGGTTTCGGGATGATGTAGTCGGGGCCGTACTGGAGTGGTTGGTCGCCGTAGGCTTTCACGACCGCGTCGGGCACGTCCTGCTGGGCGAGCTCCGCGAGCGCCTCGGCGGCGGCGACCTTCATGGCTTCGTTGATCTCGGTGGCGCGGACGTCGAGCGCGCCCCGGAAGATGAAGGGGAAGCCCAGCACGTTGTTGACCTGGTTGGGGTAATCCGACCGGCCGGTGGCCATGATCACCGTATCGTCGCGGGCGGCTTTGGCCTGCTCGTAGCCGATCTCAGGGTCGGGGTTGGCCATCGCGAAGACGATGGGATCGCTCGCCATCGAGCGCACCATCTCCTCGTCGACGAGTCCGCCGATCGACAACCCGACAAAGACGTCCGCGCCCGCCATCGCGTCCGCGAGATCGCCCTCCGGAACGTCGCGAGCGAACTCGCGTTTGAACTCGTTGACGTCGCCATGCTGGGCGCGTTCTTCGGTGATGATCCCCGAGGAGTCACACATCGTGATGTTCTCCTTACGCGCACCGAGCGAGACGTAGAATCGTGCGGTGGCGATCGCGCTCGCGCCCGCTCCCGAGAAGACGATCTCCAACTCCTCGAGGTCTTTGTCGGCGATGTCGGCGGCGTTCAGCAGCGCCGCGCCGGAGATGATCGCCGTTCCATGTTGATCGTCGTGAAAGACGGGGATCGACATCGACTCTCGCAGGCTCTCCTCGATCTCGAAGCATTCGGGCGCGCTGATGTCTTCGAGATTGATGCCACCGAAGGTGGGCTCCATCGCTTCGACGGTTCGAATGATCTCCTGGGGGTCGGCCTCGTCGAGTTCGATGTCGAAGACGTCGATGTCGGCGAAGCGTTTGAAAAGAACTCCTTTCCCCTCCATCACGGGTTTGGAGGCCTGCGCGCCGATGTCGCCGAGGCCCAACACTGCCGATCCATTGGAGATCACGCCCACCATGTTCCCTTTGGCGGTGTAGGTGTAGGCATCGTCGGGGTCGGCGGCGATCTCCTCACAGGCCGCAGCCACCCCCGGCGAGTACGCCAGCGAGAGGTCTCGCTGGGTGTTGGTGGGTTTGGTGGTGGCGATCTCGATCTTGCCCGGCGGCTCCTGACGGTGGTACTCCAGTGAGTCCTCGTCCAGTCCCATGCCGACCCTCTTCGGGGACGGGGTAAAAAATCTATCCGAAAGAGATTTTCGACGATCGACGAACTACGTGGCCTGTCGTGGAGTGACGCGTGGGTGCGGTTGCGGTCGGCGGTGCGGGCCTGGAGGATGAAGGGCGAGGGTGCGACCGTAGGGAGCGCCCGAGGGCTTCGGCGGTGCTGTGCGGAACGGGTGCGGTGCGGAAAGCGCCAGAAATTCTACCGCGAGCGCCAAAGGCGCTCGCGGGTATTTTTAGTCCAGGTTTTTACAAGGAGTGGTCCCCGCAGCGAGTCGGCGGAGCCGACGAGCGAGGAGACCGACGTGGTTCGAAAGACGCCGGAGGCGTCTTTCGTCATGCCGAGACGGCGGAGCCGTCTCGTAGCACAGTAAAAATGTGGTAGAGATAAGTGCGCTCAGGACGGAGTTCCGTCGATGGGACTCCGATTTCGGCACTTGGCTGCCGTCACCACCGGCATGACGTTCGCGCTCATCCTGCTCGGAGTGTACACCGCCGCGGCGGGCGCGGGACTGTCGTGTGGGGCGCGGTGGCCGCTGTGCAACGGCGCGGTGTTCGGGCTGTTCCCGGCGAACTGGCCGAGCTTCATCGAGTGGTTCCACCGCCTCGTCGCGATGATCACTGGATTCTTCATCCTCGGGACGACCTACGTGGCGTGGCGGGACGGGAAGAGCCGCCGGACCCGCATCGCGAGCACGGTCGCGCTCGTCGTGCTGCCGGTGCAGGTCCTGCTCGGCGGGGCCACCGTGACGATCTACACCGCGCTGGTCCAGGTAACTCACCACGCCGCCGCCCTCGTGATCTTCGCCGCCCTGATCGCCACCACCGTGTGGGCGTACGAAACGCCCGACACCAACCCAACGAGCGCCGGTACCGCCACCGGGATGAGCGCCGACGACTGAGGCGCTCCCCGATCCTGTTTCTCGCCGTTCGGTCGCCCGGCGCTGAACTAACATCCCGTTTTTGTGATCCAGTGTCCAGGGTCGATCGTCGATGCGCGTTTCTGGAAACGCTCTCGTCCGACTCACGGAGTGACGCCGGCGAAAGGTTGAAACGTTCGTTATCCTCACGCAGGGTATGGATCGTAACGATCTGACGACGCGACGCGGGTATCTGAGGGCGACTGGCGCGGGTGTGGCGGCACTATCGCTCGCCGGCTGTGTCGGTGGTGGTGGCGACGGAAACGGCAGCGATGGTGGAAACGAGAGCGGTGGCGGTGGAGGCGGTACCAACGGTAGTGGCGGCGGGGACGGCGGCAACGGAAGCAGTGACAACGCGAGTGACGGAAACGGCAGCGGAAGTGGAAACGAGAGCGGTGGCGACGGGAGTGACGGGAACGAGAGCGGTGATTCGGCCGAACAGGAGACCATCGTGATCGGCTCGGACATCCCGTACAAGCCGTTCGAGTATCGCACGAACGACGACGAACTCGTCGGGTTCGACGTCGGGATCGCCGATGCGGTCTTCGGCGAACAGTTGGGCATGACGCCGAACTTCAAACCCACCGCGTTCGACACCATCATCCCGTCGCTCAACAACGGTAACTTCCGGGTCATCATGAGCGCGATGACGATCAACGACGAGCGCGCACAGAAGGTCGACTTCTCGAACCCGTACTTCACGGCGTATCAGACCATCGTCGTGCTCCAGAACAGCGATATCTCCGCGAAGGAGGATCTGAAAGGCAAGAGCGTCGGCGTCCAGAAGGGGACGACCGGCGAGGGCGCTGCCGAGGGGTTGAAAGAGGAGTTCGACGGCGACCTCACCATCCAGTCCTACGACCAGATCCCCGGCGCGTTCAGCGCACTGAACAACAACCAGGTCGTCGCGGTCATCAACGACAACACCGTCAACGGCCAGTTCGTCGACGAGAACTCGGACATCGCCCGGTTCGTCGAGGGCGAAGGCGAGGCCGCCGATCAGGGCAAGAACGCCCCGCCGTATCTCACCCTCACCGTCGAGGAGTACGGTATCGCCTTCCGGAAGGACGACGATGACCTCAAAAAGCGGGTGAACGAGGCGATCGCTACCATCAGGGACGACGGCACCTACGAGGAGATCTACAACGAGTACTTCGACGCCTGAACCACCAACAGCTATCACTGCGTCCTGCTAACTATCATCAATGACCGAGTCATATTCGGACGCGACCACGACGGACGATACCGGGAATCGGTTGCTCAACGACAACACGCTGAAGTGGGTCGGTGTCGCCGTCGCCGGCGTGTTCACCCTCGGTGTCGCGGCGTTTCTCGCGTACATCGTGATCGTGCAGGTCGACTTCGACCTCCTCGTGGAGGTGGTCCATCCACAGTTCACCGACGCGTTCGTCACGGTGCTTCGCATCGTCGTCATCAGCAGCGTGCTGTCGGTCATCGCCGGCGTCGCCGTCGGTCTCGGGCGTGTCTCCCAGACGCGGTTCACGCGAGCGATCGCGCGCGGGTATATCGAGTTCTTCCGCGGAACGCCGCTGCTCTTCCAGCTGATGGTCATCTTCCTCGGCGTGCCGACGTTCTGGCCGCCGGGCGCGTTCCCGATCACGAACTTCGCGGTGCCCGCGGCCATCATCGGGCTGACGCTGAACCACGCGGCGTACATCGGCGAGGCGATCCGCGGCGGTATCGAGGCCGTGCCGGACGGTCAGATGGAGGCCGCCCGCTCGCTCGGGCTCTCGTACATCCAGTCGATGCGCGAGGTCGTGCTGCCGCAGGCGTGGCGCAACGCCTTGGCAGCCATCGGTAACGACCAGGTCATCCTCGTGAAGGACACCTCGCTGCTGACCGTGATCGCGGTGCCGGAGCTCATCAGCGCGTTCCGGAACGTCAACAGCAACAACTTCGATGCGTGGACCCCGATCGTCATCGTCGCGGTCGCGTATCTCCTGATCACCATCCCGCTCGGCAAGCTCGTCAGCTATCTCGAAGCGCGCGCCGACCCCGCGAGTGATCGACGATGAGCCGGTCACACGACGCGTCGCTCGTCGAGTTCGAGGGCGTGAACAAGTACTTCGGCGAGGCACACGTGCTGACGGACATCGATCTCGCGATCGACGATCAGGAGGTCTGTGTCGTCGTCGGCCCGAGCGGCAGCGGGAAGTCGACGCTGCTGCGGTGTGCAAACAGGTTGGAGGAGATCCAGTCGGGTGACATCCGACTGGCGGGCGAGTCCATTTCAGCTCCGGGCGCGAACGTCGACCGGCTCCGCCAGCGCATCGGGATGGTGTTCCAGAGCTTCAACCTCTTCCCCCACAAGACCGCGCTCGAAAACGTCACGCTCGGCCCGATGAAGGTGCGCGGACTCTCGAAGGCCGAGGCCACCGATCGCGCCGAGGGACTGCTCGATCGAGTCGGGCTCTCGGCCCAGTCCGACTCCTACCCGAACGCGCTTTCGGGTGGTCAACAACAACGGGTCGCGATCGCCCGTGCGCTCGCGATGGAGCCCGAGGTGATGCTGTTCGACGAGGTGACGAGCGCGCTCGACCCCGAGCTCGTCGGTGAGGTGCTCGAAGTGATGCGGGGTCTCGCCGAGGAAGGGATGACGATGATGGTCGTGACCCACCAGATGGGGTTCGCCCGCGAGGTCGGCGACCGCGTCGTCTTGATGTCCGAGGGTCGGATCGTCGAGACCAGCGAGCCGAAACGCTTCTTCTCGGATCCCGACACCGAACGCGGCCAGCAGTTCCTCTCGCGGCTGCTCTGACTACAGCTCGGTGACGACCTCGATCCCCCGCGTTTCGTACTCGTCCATCGCGGCGAGCCGATCGGAAACGTCGTCGAGTCCGACCTCGCGCGTGACGAGGCGGCCGGGGTCGAGAACGTCGCTCTCGACGAGGCGGAGCACCTCGTCGTAGCCCGTCGGCGACAGGCCGCGAACTCCTAAAAAGTCGATCTCTCCCCGGGCGATCGCGTCGGTCGGCAGCGCGATCTCGCCGCGCTCGGCGTCGGTCGTGAGCCCGACCTGGACGTGACGGCCGCGCCGCTGGAGACTCTCGACCGCGTCGCGGCACGTCTCCTGCCGCCCGAGCGCGTCTATCGTGACGTGCGCGCCGCCGTCGGTAAGCGCCGCGATCGCTCCCGGCACGTCGTTCGTTTCTGCTCCGTTCACCGTCTCGGTTGCGCCGATCTCGCTCGCAAGGTCGAGAGTCGCGTTGTCGACGTCGACCGCGACGACCCGTGCGCCGAGCGCGTTCGCGATCTGCACCGCTGAGAGTCCGACGCCGCCACAGCCGAACACCGCGACCCACTCGCCGGCCGCGATGTCGGCGCGGCGGACGAGCGCGTTGAACGCCGTGACGTACCGACAGCCGAGCGCTGCCGCGTCGACCGGCGCGACGCCTTCCCCGAGTGCCGTGAGGTTGTACGCGGCATGGGGGACGTGAACCCGCTCGGCGAACGCTCCCGGTGCAGCGGGCTCGAACCCCAGCGCGCGATCGTCGGGACAGACGTTCCCGTGGCCGGTCACGCACGCCCCGCAGTCACCACACCCGAGATTGAACGGCACCGCGACGCGTTCGCCGCCCTCGAAGGGCGTAACGTGATCGCCGGTTTCGACGATCCGGCCGACGGGTTCGTGACCGAGGATCTGCCCACGAGGAACTTTGTCGTCGGCCCACTCGCCGTGGCCCTGCCACGCGTGCCAGTCGCTCCGGCAGATGCCGCAGGCCTCGACCGCGACCACGGCTCCGTGGTTCTCGACGTCGGGCGGAGCGATCGACTCGATCGCGAGCGGTTCGCCGTACTCGTGGAGGACTGCGGCGCGCATGCGCGGCGTTCGTCCCGGACGGTCAAAAGCCTCGCCGACCGTCACGGGCCAGTTCAGTAGAAGTCCGCGAGACCGGACTGGGAGTCGTCGGCTGCGGAATCGTCGCCAGCGCTCTCGTCCCGGTCGTTCTCGTCTTCTGCATCCGTCGACTCCGCAGCCGTGCCGTCCGTGCTCGACTCGCCATCCGGGTCGTCGCTCGTTTCCGGTTCCTCGGTGGTTCGCGTCGCGCCCTCGAACGCGCCCTCGGCGTGCGAGACCGCCTCCTCGTCGCGGCGTTCCGCGGCGTCGGCGACGATCTTCTGTACTTTGTTGGTATCCTTCCCGCTGCCGGTAATGTGGGCGACGTGCTCGGCGTCGAGATCATATCTGGCGGCCATCGTCACCGTCAGCTCCCGGTTCGTACAGTGGTGGGTCATCGCCGACAAAAATGGCATGACGTCGTTGCGCGCGCTCGCCATGCTCATCCCGCCGGTTTCGGCGATGTGTTGGGCGACGTAATCGCGCTTCTCGCGTGTGCCCCGCGATCGTCCGAGTTTCGACCAGTAGCTCGGCGGGCCGTACCGCGTCCAGCCACCCTTCGGCTCCCGTCTCGCGGCCGCGACGCCCGCCGTCATCGCGTCGCCGGCGTAGCGCCAGTACGAGTAGTCCTGGGTGGCTCGCACCCGCCCGAGCCAGCGGTCGGCGTTCGCGAGGTTGTCGTAGGCGTCGGCGAGTTCAGGCCCGTGAAAGTCCTTCGGGACGTTGTCCTCGATCCAGTTGATGAGGTCGTCGGGGGTCTCGTCGACGTCGTAGGAGGATCGGAGTGCGCTTTCTGCGTCCTCCTCTTTGATGAGCGCGTCGAGGAAATCGAAGATTCCGGTCGTGCGATCGCGGTCGCCGGTGACCACGGCCTCGGCGGTGAGTTTCTCGTTCACCTCCGCGAGCGCCTGGAGGTCGTTGACCGCCCCCCGGAGATCGCCGCTGTTGGCCTCGGCGATCGCCTCCAGGGCGTCGGATTCGTACTCGACGTCCTCCCGGCGGCAGATGTCACGGAGCACGGGCAGGATCGAGCGTGCCCCGACGTCTCGGAACTCGATCGTCTCGCAGGCGTTGCGGAGGGAGTTCGACATGTCGTAGAACTCGTTGGCGATGAGGATCATCGGCTGGCCGGCCTCCTTCACGAGGCTCGTGATCGCGCGCGAGCCGCCACGGTCGACGTTCCCGTGGAGGTTGTCGGCCTCGTCCATGACGACGAGCCGTCGGCCCGCCCCACCCTCGGTGAGCGTGCCGGATTTGGCGGCCTCGCCCGCGATCCGCTCGACGACCGCCTTCGTGCGCTGGTCGGAGGCGTTGAGCTCGATCGTCGGCCAGTCCATGTCGGCCGCGAGCGCGTGGGCTGCCGAGGTCTTCCCGACGCCTGGCGCGCCGTGGAGAATGACGGCTTCTCCATGTGCGTCCCACGTCTCGGCCCACTCGGCGAGTGCATCTCGGGCTTTGTTGTTGCCACGCACTTCCGAGAGCGTCGACGGACGATACTTCTCGGTCCAATCAACCATTGTCGGCGTTACACGCGAACCGTGGTTAGGTGTTCCGAACGAACTCGAAGTGCGTCGAGAGCGGGATGCGTTCCATCAGTCGAACCGCGTGTTCGGCCGCTCGAACCCGCGCGCGAACGTCTCCTCGTCGATCGTCAGCACCGTCGGCCGGCCGTGCGGGCACGCGAACGGCTGCTCGCACGCGCCGAGGCGTTCGACCAGCCTGGCGGCGTCCTCGCCGGTGAGGGAGTCGCCGGCTTTGAGCGAGGGGTGACACGCGACATCCTTCAAAAGTTCCTCGCGTGGGTTTTCTGGCCCGTCGCCAGCGAGGAACGCGTCGAGCACGTCGTGAACGGCCGACGGTTCCGCGACGCGGCCGAGCGGCGCGGGCAGTCCCGTCGCCCGGTACGCTCCGCTATCGGCTTCGATCCGAAAGCCGAGCGCGTCGAGGGCCTCGGCGTTGGCGTCCACGAGCGCTGCCTCCGCGGCCGTCAGCGAGAGCGACGTCGGCTCGATCGGAACCGAATCGATCCCGTCGTCGAGCGCTTCCCGGAGGCGTTCGAAGTTGATCCGCTCGTGGGCGGCGTGCTGGTCGACCACGAGGAGATCGTCGTCGGCCTCGCACAGGAGGTAGAGGTCGCGGAACTGGCCGATGACCCCGATCGCGTCGAACGTCGACTCGCACGCGGGCTCGCCGAGCGACGAGTCGAGATCGAACGCGATCTCTCCCGTGTGTGCGAGGTCCTGAGTCGCGAGCGCCGCCGAGACGGCCTGCTCGACCACCTCGGCGACTGCATCCGGATCGGCGAACGCGACTTCGTCCTTCGATGGATGGACGTTGACGTCGACCTGCTCCGGTGGCAAAGCGACGTCGACCACGGCGATCGGATACCGATCGTCGGGCAGCAGACTACCGTACCCCCGCGTCACGGCGTTCCTGACGGTCGTGTCGTCGAGCGCGCGGCCGTTGATCGCGGTGGTGACGTGTGCCGGCGTCGACCGAGTGATGGAGGGATAGACCACGAGCCCGCTCACGCTGACCCCGTCGGACGACTGGTTGTCGCCACCCTCGTCTTCGTCTCCCCGACGGAACACGGTGCTCTGGCTCGCCGCCTCGCGGTCGTACACCCCGAGGATCGCGTCGGTGTAGCTCATCGAACCAGGAGTCGAGAGGACAGTTCTATCGTCGTGGGTCAGCGAGAATCGCACGTCTGGATGGGTCAGCGCGTAGTCCGAAACCGTCTCGCTGATCCGGGCGAACTCGCGTTTCGGCGTGGCGAGGGACTTCCGGCGTACCGGCGTGTTGGCGAACAGATCGGTGGCCGAGACCGTGGTGCCGACCGCCCGGCCCGCCGGCCCCGTCGTTTTCTCCTCGCCATCGACGACGACCCGTGTGCCGGCCGCTCCGCTCTCTTCGGCCTTCGTGGTGAGTTCGAGGCGCGCGACCTGCGCGATGCTCGGCAGCGCTTCGCCCCGGAAACCGAGGGTCGCGACGCGCTCGACGTCGTCCACGTCGTGAATCTTGCTTGTTGCGTGGCGCTCGACGGCGAGGCGGGCGTCGGCCTCGGTCATCCCGTGGCCGTCGTCCGCGACCTGGACGAGATCGAGACCTGCGTTCTCGACGGCGATCTCGATGCTGTCAGCGCCGGCGTCGAGCGCGTTCTCCACGAGTTCGGTCACGACGCTCGCAGGCCTGGTGACGACCTCGCCGGCCGCGATGCGTTCGATCGTTACCGTACTGAGTTCAGTGATTCTCGTCATCGAGTCGGCGTTTGAGCCCGTCGAGCCGGACGAGCGCCTCCACGGGCGTCGTCTCGGCGATCCGTAGGCTCCGTAGTTCGGCTACGATCTCGGCGCGGATAGCGGCTTCGTCCCGGTCGGTTTCGGCCGCGGAATCGGCGTCGGCACGGCCGCTGCTGTCGTCCGCTTCACCACCGTGGCCGCCGTCAGCAGGGCCGCCGTCATCGTGGCCATCTCGCTTGTCGTCTCCACTCGGTCGATCCCGGCCGGCGGTCCCCGACACGAGGTCGCGTGAGCGCTCGACGACCGGATCGGGAACGCCCGCCATCCGTGCGACGTCGACCCCGTAGGATGCCGAGGCGGCCCCCTCGGTCACCGTGTGAAGGAACGTCACCTCTCCGTCGGTTCGATCGGCGGCGAACTGGAGGGTCTGGACGCCGTCGAGCTCCGCAGCAATCTCTGTGAGATCGTGGTAGTGAGTCGCAAACAGCGTGGTCGCACCGATCTCGTCGTGGATGAACTCCGTCACCGCTCTGGCGATCGCTTCGCCGTCGGTGGTGCTGGTCCCCCGACCTACTTCATCGAGGAGGACGAGCGAATCCGCGGTCGCGCCGTGGAGGATGTCGGTGAGTTCGCTCATCTCGCGCATGAACGTCGACTGGCCGCCCGCGATGTCGTCGCTCGCGCCGACTCGTGTGAACACTCGGTCGACGATCGGGAGGCGTACCTCCTGGGCCGGCACGAAACTCCCCATCTGGGCGAGGATCGCGATCAGCGCGATCTGGCGCATGTACGTCGATTTGCCCGCCATGTTCGGCCCGGTCACGATGGCGAACGGTTCCTCGCACAGGTCGGCGTCGTTCGGCACGAACTCGGCGTGGCGTTCGACCACCGGATGCCGGCCGTCGCGGATCGCGATACCGTCGTTGCCGAATTCGGGCCGGGCGTAGTCGTTCTCGACGGCGATGTCCGCGAGCGTACAGAGCACGTCGAGGGTCGCGAGATGGTCGGCGAGGTGCTGGACGCGGTCGGTTTCGGCGGCGATCTCGTCCCGGATGTCGGTAAAGAGCTGGTGTTCGCGCGAATCGGCGCGCTCGGCCGCACCGAGGATTTCGTCCTCGCGGCGCTCGAGTTCGGGCGTGTAGAACCGCTCCGAGTTCTTGAGCGTCTGCCGGCGGGTGTACTCCTCGGGCACCGCATCGAGGTTCGCGTTCGTGACCTCGATGTAGTAGCCGTGGACCTCGGTGTGACCCACCGACAGCGAGTCGATCCCGGTCCGCTCGCGTTCGCGGTCTTCGAGGCTCGCCACCCACTC
Above is a window of Halococcus salifodinae DSM 8989 DNA encoding:
- a CDS encoding replication factor C large subunit, which codes for MVDWTEKYRPSTLSEVRGNNKARDALAEWAETWDAHGEAVILHGAPGVGKTSAAHALAADMDWPTIELNASDQRTKAVVERIAGEAAKSGTLTEGGAGRRLVVMDEADNLHGNVDRGGSRAITSLVKEAGQPMILIANEFYDMSNSLRNACETIEFRDVGARSILPVLRDICRREDVEYESDALEAIAEANSGDLRGAVNDLQALAEVNEKLTAEAVVTGDRDRTTGIFDFLDALIKEEDAESALRSSYDVDETPDDLINWIEDNVPKDFHGPELADAYDNLANADRWLGRVRATQDYSYWRYAGDAMTAGVAAARREPKGGWTRYGPPSYWSKLGRSRGTREKRDYVAQHIAETGGMSMASARNDVMPFLSAMTHHCTNRELTVTMAARYDLDAEHVAHITGSGKDTNKVQKIVADAAERRDEEAVSHAEGAFEGATRTTEEPETSDDPDGESSTDGTAAESTDAEDENDRDESAGDDSAADDSQSGLADFY
- the mutL gene encoding DNA mismatch repair endonuclease MutL encodes the protein MTRITELSTVTIERIAAGEVVTRPASVVTELVENALDAGADSIEIAVENAGLDLVQVADDGHGMTEADARLAVERHATSKIHDVDDVERVATLGFRGEALPSIAQVARLELTTKAEESGAAGTRVVVDGEEKTTGPAGRAVGTTVSATDLFANTPVRRKSLATPKREFARISETVSDYALTHPDVRFSLTHDDRTVLSTPGSMSYTDAILGVYDREAASQSTVFRRGDEDEGGDNQSSDGVSVSGLVVYPSITRSTPAHVTTAINGRALDDTTVRNAVTRGYGSLLPDDRYPIAVVDVALPPEQVDVNVHPSKDEVAFADPDAVAEVVEQAVSAALATQDLAHTGEIAFDLDSSLGEPACESTFDAIGVIGQFRDLYLLCEADDDLLVVDQHAAHERINFERLREALDDGIDSVPIEPTSLSLTAAEAALVDANAEALDALGFRIEADSGAYRATGLPAPLGRVAEPSAVHDVLDAFLAGDGPENPREELLKDVACHPSLKAGDSLTGEDAARLVERLGACEQPFACPHGRPTVLTIDEETFARGFERPNTRFD